Proteins encoded in a region of the Inquilinus sp. KBS0705 genome:
- a CDS encoding prolyl 4-hydroxylase subunit alpha, whose translation MNLHQRIEQANWTAASDSLNTKGYALIPGILQADECNGLVANYADASIYRKTIQMEHHGYGLGQYKYYGYPLPGIVQQLREGVYPHIAPIANSWMQVLNVDKQFPTTLNELTELCHQHGQLRPTPLILKYGKGGYNAMHQDLYGEVYFPMQLVVCLNEPGENFTGGEFVLVEQRPRMQSKATVLNPKKGDMLIFTTNFRPVQGNRGYYRVNMRHGVSELTSGQRHTLGVIFHDAT comes from the coding sequence ATGAATTTACACCAAAGAATTGAACAAGCCAATTGGACAGCGGCAAGCGACAGCCTGAATACCAAAGGCTATGCGCTTATCCCCGGCATTTTACAAGCGGATGAATGCAATGGCTTAGTAGCCAACTATGCCGATGCCAGCATTTACCGTAAAACTATACAGATGGAACACCACGGCTACGGCCTGGGCCAGTATAAATACTATGGCTACCCTTTACCGGGTATAGTGCAGCAATTAAGGGAGGGCGTTTACCCGCACATAGCACCTATTGCCAATAGCTGGATGCAGGTGCTGAATGTAGATAAGCAGTTTCCGACTACTCTGAATGAGTTGACCGAACTTTGCCATCAGCATGGGCAGCTAAGGCCAACGCCGCTGATATTAAAGTATGGCAAAGGCGGCTACAACGCCATGCACCAGGACCTGTATGGCGAGGTTTACTTCCCTATGCAGTTGGTGGTTTGCTTGAACGAACCCGGTGAGAATTTTACCGGCGGCGAGTTTGTATTGGTAGAGCAAAGACCCAGGATGCAATCTAAAGCGACGGTGCTTAACCCCAAAAAGGGCGATATGCTGATATTTACTACCAATTTTAGGCCGGTGCAAGGCAACAGGGGCTACTACCGCGTAAACATGCGCCACGGTGTTAGCGAACTTACAAGCGGCCAAAGGCATACACTGGGCGTTATCTTTCATGATGCTACATGA
- a CDS encoding methylated-DNA--[protein]-cysteine S-methyltransferase, with protein sequence METQNNINYDRIAEAIAYIRLNFKAQPNLDEVAEKVSLSPFHFQRMFTDWAGISPKKFLQYLSLDYAKNILKEQQATLFDAAYETGLSGTSRLHDLFVNIEGMTPAEYKNGGKALSINFSYAETPFGNILVASTPKGICYIAFADDKDTAFNELFAQFPNASYHQMVDMAQQNALYIFKKDWSQLGNIKLHLKGTEFQLKVWEALLKIPVGGLNTYATVAKTVNMPTASRAVGSAIGANPIAFLIPCHRVIKSSGEFGQYHWGANRKTAIIGWEAASLDVLKAV encoded by the coding sequence ATGGAAACACAAAACAACATCAATTACGACCGTATTGCCGAGGCTATAGCCTATATCCGTCTCAACTTTAAGGCCCAGCCAAACCTGGACGAGGTTGCCGAAAAAGTAAGCCTAAGCCCTTTCCACTTCCAGCGCATGTTTACCGATTGGGCAGGCATCAGTCCGAAAAAGTTTTTACAATACCTAAGCCTGGACTATGCCAAAAACATCCTGAAAGAACAGCAGGCCACGCTGTTTGATGCCGCTTACGAAACCGGCCTATCGGGCACCAGCCGCCTGCACGATCTGTTTGTGAACATAGAAGGGATGACACCCGCCGAGTATAAAAACGGTGGCAAGGCACTATCCATCAATTTTAGCTACGCCGAAACACCTTTTGGCAATATTTTGGTGGCATCAACCCCAAAAGGCATTTGCTATATAGCCTTCGCTGATGATAAAGACACGGCATTTAACGAGCTGTTTGCGCAGTTCCCTAATGCCAGTTACCACCAAATGGTTGATATGGCCCAGCAAAACGCCCTTTATATATTTAAAAAAGACTGGTCGCAGTTGGGTAATATCAAACTGCATTTAAAAGGCACCGAATTTCAGCTGAAGGTTTGGGAAGCCTTATTAAAAATACCGGTAGGCGGCCTAAACACTTATGCTACGGTAGCTAAAACGGTTAATATGCCAACAGCAAGCCGTGCGGTAGGCAGTGCCATTGGGGCCAATCCCATAGCGTTTTTAATACCCTGCCACAGGGTTATTAAATCATCAGGCGAGTTTGGGCAGTACCATTGGGGTGCTAACCGCAAAACGGCTATAATAGGCTGGGAAGCGGCCAGTTTAGATGTGTTAAAAGCAGTATAA
- the dacB gene encoding D-alanyl-D-alanine carboxypeptidase/D-alanyl-D-alanine-endopeptidase, protein MKIRPILLFSFLFIAHAVCAQTLQQSLQTAFNRLQQDSQCKYASVSLTVLDAKTGEQVFAANPDMGLAPGSTLKTVTSITAFNVLGSDFKYETQIGYSGTITADGTLNGDVIIKGGGDPTLGSWRWATTKEGYILNTMVSALKKAGVKKINGRVIGDNGAFNQQSIPDGWIWQDLGTYYGAGIAGLCWRENQFDITLRTGSVGSPVAISGTIPETNYLQYKSQLTNGAAKTGDQAYPYLPAYGSKIMYVRGTYAIDQTKKRIGAAIPDPAYDAALRLNDTLKSLGITISNEPTSSVMMLDHNLTVPQMAKCLGAIQSPELSKIVYWLNQKSINLYAEQLLVTTALKLGKPTATSDAVDALQAFWEARGIDKRSMNIFDGSGLSPEDRITTSTMARILQSAKKEKWFGDFCESLPVYNDMKMKSGSINSVQAYAGFQTHNGRELCFSIMVNNYNGTGSGIREKMFRVLNELK, encoded by the coding sequence ATGAAGATACGCCCGATCCTGCTGTTTAGCTTTTTATTTATAGCACACGCCGTATGCGCACAAACGCTGCAGCAAAGTTTACAAACAGCCTTTAACCGCCTGCAGCAGGATAGCCAGTGTAAATATGCATCGGTAAGTTTAACCGTGCTGGATGCCAAAACGGGCGAACAGGTTTTTGCAGCCAATCCGGATATGGGCCTGGCACCTGGGTCGACCCTTAAAACGGTTACCAGTATTACCGCCTTTAATGTTTTAGGCAGCGATTTTAAATACGAAACACAAATAGGCTACAGCGGTACCATCACTGCCGATGGTACACTTAACGGGGATGTGATCATCAAAGGCGGCGGCGACCCTACCCTGGGCAGCTGGCGATGGGCCACCACAAAAGAGGGCTATATTTTAAACACTATGGTAAGCGCGCTGAAAAAGGCGGGCGTTAAAAAAATAAATGGCCGCGTTATTGGCGATAACGGCGCGTTTAACCAGCAATCTATACCTGATGGCTGGATATGGCAGGACCTTGGCACCTACTATGGCGCAGGCATTGCCGGGCTTTGCTGGCGCGAAAACCAGTTTGATATTACCCTACGTACAGGCAGTGTGGGCAGCCCGGTGGCTATATCGGGTACCATCCCCGAAACCAACTACCTGCAGTACAAAAGTCAACTAACCAACGGCGCTGCCAAAACCGGCGACCAGGCTTACCCCTATCTGCCCGCTTATGGCAGCAAAATAATGTATGTGCGCGGTACCTACGCTATCGACCAAACCAAGAAACGCATAGGCGCCGCCATCCCCGACCCTGCTTATGATGCAGCCTTACGCTTGAACGATACGCTGAAAAGCCTGGGCATCACCATTAGTAACGAGCCTACCTCGTCGGTGATGATGCTTGACCATAACTTAACGGTGCCGCAAATGGCAAAATGCTTAGGCGCTATACAATCGCCCGAGTTAAGCAAGATAGTTTACTGGCTAAACCAAAAAAGCATCAACCTGTATGCCGAGCAACTATTGGTAACCACGGCCTTAAAGCTGGGCAAACCCACTGCCACCAGCGATGCGGTAGATGCCTTGCAAGCTTTTTGGGAAGCCCGTGGTATAGATAAACGATCGATGAATATATTTGATGGCAGCGGCTTGTCGCCCGAGGACAGGATCACTACCTCAACCATGGCGCGTATACTGCAATCGGCCAAAAAAGAAAAATGGTTCGGCGATTTTTGCGAAAGCCTGCCCGTTTATAATGATATGAAAATGAAAAGCGGCAGCATCAACAGCGTGCAGGCCTATGCCGGTTTCCAAACCCACAACGGCCGCGAGCTTTGCTTTTCAATAATGGTGAATAACTATAACGGTACAGGCAGCGGTATACGCGAAAAGATGTTTAGGGTGTTGAATGAGTTGAAGTAG
- a CDS encoding amino acid permease, which yields MTNDSPQTKMKHELGLLDGTMLVAGSMIGSGIFIVSADIIRNVGSAGWLIAVWLITGFMTLTAALSYGELSAMYPKAGGQYVYLKEAYNKLIAFLYGWSFFAVIQTGTIAAVGVAFSKFTAYLIPAVSEDNILFQTGSLKISAAQVVSIVLIFLLTYINTKGVKGGKLIQTTFTLTKLISLFGLIIFGFLAFKGEIWNANWANAWDLHKLNLDGSFSSYTMDAALGAIAIAMVGSIFSSDAWNSVTFVAGEMRNPKRDVAISMFFGTLIVTLIYVLANVVYTGVLPLHEIATAEKDRVAVAASHVIFGNIGTYIIAVMIMISTFGCNNGLILAGARVYYTMAKDGVFFKKTAELNKNSVPEFGLWIQAAVASLLCLSGRYGDLLDMISFVVVVFYVLTIVGIFILRAKRPNAERPYKAFGYPIIPALYILMGIAFCILLCVYKSDYVKYGLGIVLIGIPIYYISQRNIKNEDTPDPAV from the coding sequence ATGACAAACGACTCCCCACAAACTAAAATGAAGCACGAACTGGGCCTGCTCGACGGCACAATGCTGGTAGCAGGCTCGATGATCGGTTCAGGTATTTTTATAGTAAGCGCCGATATTATACGTAACGTAGGCTCGGCCGGCTGGCTGATAGCCGTTTGGCTCATCACCGGTTTTATGACACTTACCGCGGCCCTAAGCTATGGCGAACTAAGCGCCATGTACCCAAAAGCAGGCGGGCAATATGTGTATTTAAAAGAGGCTTACAATAAACTCATCGCTTTTTTATACGGCTGGAGCTTTTTTGCGGTGATACAAACCGGTACCATTGCTGCAGTTGGGGTGGCCTTTTCTAAATTTACGGCCTATTTAATTCCTGCGGTAAGCGAGGATAATATCCTGTTTCAAACCGGCAGTTTAAAAATAAGTGCCGCGCAGGTGGTTTCTATTGTACTGATATTTTTGCTTACCTACATCAATACAAAAGGCGTAAAGGGCGGCAAACTGATACAAACCACCTTTACATTAACAAAACTGATAAGCCTTTTTGGGTTGATCATATTTGGCTTTTTAGCTTTTAAGGGCGAAATATGGAACGCTAACTGGGCCAACGCCTGGGATCTTCATAAGCTGAACTTAGATGGCAGCTTTAGTTCGTACACCATGGATGCAGCTTTGGGTGCCATTGCCATAGCCATGGTTGGTTCGATATTCAGCAGCGACGCCTGGAACAGTGTAACCTTTGTTGCCGGTGAAATGCGTAACCCTAAACGCGATGTTGCAATTAGCATGTTTTTCGGGACGTTGATTGTAACACTCATATATGTGCTTGCCAATGTGGTATACACCGGCGTATTGCCACTGCACGAGATTGCCACTGCCGAAAAGGACAGGGTTGCTGTTGCGGCATCGCATGTAATATTCGGCAATATCGGCACGTATATTATAGCAGTGATGATCATGATATCAACCTTTGGCTGTAACAACGGTTTAATATTAGCCGGTGCAAGGGTTTACTACACTATGGCAAAGGATGGCGTATTCTTTAAAAAGACAGCCGAACTGAACAAAAACTCGGTGCCCGAATTTGGTTTGTGGATACAGGCGGCAGTGGCATCGTTATTATGTCTTAGCGGCCGTTACGGCGACCTGCTGGATATGATATCTTTTGTGGTGGTGGTGTTTTATGTACTCACCATAGTAGGCATCTTTATTTTAAGGGCAAAAAGGCCTAATGCCGAGCGACCATACAAAGCTTTTGGGTACCCAATAATACCTGCCCTTTATATTTTAATGGGTATAGCATTTTGCATACTGTTATGCGTTTATAAAAGCGATTACGTTAAATACGGACTGGGAATAGTTTTAATAGGCATCCCTATTTATTATATATCGCAAAGAAACATCAAGAATGAAGATACGCCCGATCCTGCTGTTTAG
- a CDS encoding sodium-translocating pyrophosphatase has translation MDFLNTYLIYLIPVFGLVGILVMAIKSAWVTKQETGDASMNQLAGYIADGAMAFLRAEWKILGYFVVVAGILLAWSGTTVGDKSSPIIAGSFLIGAFLSAFAGYLGMRIATKSNVRTTQAAKTSLAQALKVSFTGGTVMGLGVAGLAIIGLGSLFIVFYTMYVTSKGESVNGEAMAKALDVLAGFSLGAESIALFARVGGGIYTKAADVGADLVGKVEAGIPEDDVRNPATIADNVGDNVGDVAGMGADLFGSYVATMLATMVLGREIVSHDNFGGIAPVLLPMVIAGLGLIFSIVGASLVKIKKETDSVQNALNIGNWASILLTAVATYFLVQWMLPNDSFHMVRDEDANGAIKAGSLVFTKNGVFGSIVVGLVVGTLMSIITEYYTAMGKRPVMSIIRQSATGHATNIIGGLAVGMESTVLPILVLAAGIYGSYFFAGLYGVAIAAAGMMATTAMQLAIDAFGPIADNAGGIAEMSRLPEEVRGRTDNLDAVGNTTAATGKGFAIASAALTSLALFAAFVGVAGIEHIDIYKANVLAGLFVGGMIPFIFSALCISAVGRAAMAMVEEVRRQFREIPGIMEYKARPEYEKCVEISTKASIREMVAPGMIALITPIIIGFAFGPEVLGGLLAGVTVSGVLMGIFQSNAGGAWDNAKKSFEKGVEINGEIYYKKSEPHKASVTGDTVGDPFKDTSGPSMNILIKLMSIVSLVIAPHLNTADNTSKMMQKQEKVQSMNVHVTHVDKKV, from the coding sequence ATGGATTTTTTGAACACTTACTTAATTTATTTAATTCCGGTATTTGGCCTGGTGGGGATACTCGTGATGGCCATAAAATCGGCCTGGGTTACCAAACAGGAAACCGGCGATGCCTCTATGAACCAACTGGCAGGCTACATTGCCGATGGCGCAATGGCTTTTTTACGCGCCGAATGGAAGATACTGGGCTACTTTGTAGTAGTAGCAGGTATTTTACTGGCATGGAGCGGCACAACGGTGGGGGATAAATCAAGCCCGATAATAGCCGGGTCATTTTTGATAGGTGCTTTCCTGTCGGCTTTTGCGGGTTATTTGGGTATGCGCATTGCAACCAAATCAAACGTACGTACTACGCAAGCTGCTAAAACCAGTTTAGCACAGGCGCTTAAAGTATCGTTTACAGGTGGTACGGTTATGGGCTTGGGTGTTGCGGGTTTGGCCATTATTGGTTTAGGCTCGTTATTCATTGTATTTTACACCATGTATGTAACTAGCAAAGGCGAAAGTGTTAACGGCGAAGCCATGGCTAAAGCCCTTGATGTATTAGCCGGATTTTCGCTGGGTGCGGAGTCGATAGCGTTATTTGCCCGTGTGGGCGGTGGTATTTACACCAAAGCTGCCGACGTAGGTGCCGACCTTGTTGGTAAGGTTGAAGCCGGTATACCCGAGGATGATGTGCGCAACCCTGCTACCATTGCCGATAACGTAGGCGATAACGTAGGTGACGTTGCCGGTATGGGCGCTGATCTGTTCGGATCGTACGTGGCAACCATGTTAGCTACGATGGTACTGGGCCGCGAGATCGTGTCGCATGATAACTTTGGCGGGATAGCCCCGGTTTTATTACCAATGGTAATTGCCGGTTTAGGGCTTATCTTTTCGATCGTTGGCGCATCATTAGTAAAAATTAAAAAAGAGACCGACAGCGTACAAAACGCGCTGAACATAGGTAACTGGGCATCAATTTTATTAACCGCTGTAGCTACTTACTTTTTAGTACAATGGATGCTGCCGAACGACAGCTTCCACATGGTACGTGACGAGGATGCGAACGGTGCCATTAAAGCAGGTTCGTTGGTGTTTACCAAAAATGGGGTGTTTGGGTCTATTGTGGTAGGTTTGGTAGTAGGTACGCTGATGTCTATCATCACCGAGTATTACACCGCTATGGGCAAACGCCCGGTAATGAGCATTATCAGGCAGTCGGCTACAGGGCATGCAACCAACATCATCGGCGGTTTAGCCGTGGGTATGGAGTCGACCGTGTTGCCTATATTGGTTTTAGCAGCCGGTATATATGGTTCGTACTTTTTTGCAGGTTTATACGGTGTGGCCATCGCCGCTGCCGGTATGATGGCTACTACTGCCATGCAGTTGGCTATCGACGCATTCGGCCCTATTGCTGATAACGCAGGTGGTATTGCTGAAATGAGCCGCTTACCCGAAGAAGTGCGCGGTCGTACAGATAATTTGGATGCCGTAGGTAATACTACCGCTGCAACCGGTAAAGGTTTCGCTATTGCTTCGGCAGCGTTAACCTCACTGGCCCTTTTCGCGGCGTTTGTGGGTGTTGCCGGTATCGAACATATTGATATTTATAAAGCCAATGTATTGGCAGGTTTATTTGTGGGAGGGATGATACCCTTCATCTTCTCGGCATTGTGTATATCGGCAGTAGGCCGTGCGGCAATGGCGATGGTAGAAGAGGTTCGTCGCCAGTTCCGCGAGATACCGGGCATTATGGAGTATAAAGCCCGCCCTGAGTATGAGAAATGCGTAGAGATATCAACCAAAGCATCTATCCGCGAGATGGTTGCCCCGGGTATGATCGCTTTAATTACGCCTATCATCATTGGTTTTGCCTTCGGCCCCGAAGTATTGGGTGGTTTGCTGGCCGGTGTTACTGTATCTGGTGTGCTGATGGGTATTTTCCAGAGCAATGCCGGTGGTGCATGGGACAATGCCAAAAAATCATTCGAAAAAGGTGTGGAGATAAACGGCGAGATCTACTACAAAAAATCTGAACCGCATAAAGCATCGGTAACCGGTGATACCGTGGGCGATCCATTCAAGGATACCTCGGGCCCGTCGATGAATATTTTGATCAAGCTGATGTCTATCGTTTCATTGGTTATTGCACCGCACTTAAATACGGCAGATAATACCAGCAAAATGATGCAGAAACAAGAGAAAGTACAATCGATGAATGTGCATGTGACACATGTAGATAAGAAGGTATAA
- a CDS encoding DUF4348 domain-containing protein — translation MRKKIFLALVAIAFMGCTANSFKPSSLKKAAKTKALKGKSRVQLTSFDDFFMKFKSDSVYQVAHVMFPLKIIITDDDSDSIRYVNKAAWVYTKFLKGKDDIFKKSVLSKSDVKIEHMVEDTGISINYYFAYINNDWQLVLFKDDSD, via the coding sequence ATGCGGAAAAAAATATTTTTGGCATTAGTTGCAATAGCCTTTATGGGTTGTACAGCTAACTCATTTAAACCATCATCTTTAAAAAAGGCTGCTAAAACAAAAGCTTTAAAAGGTAAAAGCAGGGTACAATTAACAAGTTTCGACGATTTCTTCATGAAGTTTAAATCTGATTCGGTTTATCAGGTAGCACACGTTATGTTCCCGCTTAAAATAATTATCACAGATGACGATAGTGATTCGATAAGATATGTTAATAAGGCGGCCTGGGTATACACTAAGTTTTTAAAAGGTAAGGATGATATTTTTAAAAAATCGGTGTTAAGTAAAAGCGATGTAAAGATCGAACATATGGTAGAAGATACCGGGATTTCTATAAACTACTATTTCGCATATATAAATAACGATTGGCAATTAGTGCTTTTTAAAGATGATTCTGATTAA
- a CDS encoding amino acid permease → MKLFIKKPIAQLMAASAETEKTLKRTLGVGSLIALGIGAIIGAGIFVRTAAAAGEHAGPAVTISFLIAAAGCALAGLCYAEFASMIPIAGSAYTYSYATMGEFIAWIIGWDLVLEYALGAATVSIGWSQYFNEFLHTFFNVHIPFAWSHSPLEISNTTTGMYAAELGQHGVVNLPAIFILLMLTLLLIRGTAESAVVNNIIVVIKVAIVLMIIGFGWHFINPALHTPYMIPADAGTIKVSAGTVNYADTFNHGWLGVLRGASVVFFAFIGFDAVSTAAQEAKNPQRDMPKGILISLVICTALYILFSHVLTGLVSYKDFLIQGKEASVSYAIKTAMPGYGWLASFVTVSILAGFSSVILVMLMGQTRVFYTMSTDGLIPKVFSKLHPKHRTPYKSQWLFFGFVSLFAGFIPDKYVGDMVSIGTLFAFVLVCLGIFILRRTDPNLVRPFKTPWYMVVCPLGAIICLCMIASEGWENWARLIGWLLIGFVIYFGYSIKRSHVRRGVVEPATDPINPKYVE, encoded by the coding sequence ATGAAGTTATTTATCAAGAAACCGATAGCCCAATTAATGGCAGCATCGGCGGAAACAGAGAAGACATTAAAACGAACGCTGGGTGTAGGTTCGCTTATTGCATTGGGTATTGGTGCTATAATTGGTGCTGGTATATTTGTGCGTACGGCCGCAGCAGCAGGAGAGCATGCAGGTCCCGCTGTTACCATTTCATTCCTTATTGCAGCGGCAGGTTGCGCGCTGGCAGGTTTATGCTACGCCGAGTTTGCCAGTATGATACCTATCGCCGGTTCGGCCTACACTTACTCATACGCCACCATGGGCGAGTTCATTGCCTGGATAATTGGATGGGATCTGGTATTGGAATATGCACTGGGTGCAGCTACCGTATCAATAGGCTGGTCGCAGTATTTTAACGAGTTTTTGCATACTTTTTTTAATGTGCATATACCGTTTGCCTGGTCGCATTCGCCTTTAGAAATATCAAACACTACCACAGGTATGTATGCTGCCGAATTGGGCCAGCATGGCGTAGTTAACCTGCCGGCTATATTTATTTTATTGATGCTTACTTTGTTGTTGATACGCGGCACCGCCGAATCGGCAGTGGTAAACAACATTATTGTGGTTATTAAGGTAGCCATTGTGTTAATGATCATTGGTTTTGGCTGGCACTTTATTAACCCTGCCCTGCATACCCCATATATGATACCTGCCGATGCCGGTACTATAAAGGTTAGCGCCGGTACAGTAAACTATGCCGATACATTTAACCACGGCTGGCTGGGCGTACTACGTGGAGCAAGTGTGGTTTTCTTTGCCTTTATTGGTTTTGATGCCGTATCTACCGCTGCACAGGAAGCTAAGAACCCGCAACGGGATATGCCAAAAGGTATTTTAATATCGCTGGTTATTTGTACCGCTTTATACATCTTATTCTCGCACGTATTAACCGGTTTAGTATCTTATAAAGATTTTCTGATACAAGGTAAAGAGGCGTCTGTTAGTTATGCTATTAAAACGGCTATGCCGGGCTATGGCTGGTTGGCATCGTTTGTTACTGTATCTATCCTTGCCGGTTTCTCTTCGGTTATCCTGGTGATGTTAATGGGCCAAACACGTGTATTTTACACCATGAGTACTGATGGTTTAATACCTAAAGTGTTTTCTAAACTGCACCCTAAACACCGCACACCATACAAATCGCAATGGTTGTTTTTCGGTTTCGTATCATTATTTGCAGGTTTTATCCCCGATAAATATGTAGGTGACATGGTGAGCATCGGTACCTTGTTCGCGTTCGTACTGGTATGTTTGGGTATATTCATCCTTCGCCGTACCGATCCAAACCTTGTTCGTCCGTTTAAAACACCATGGTATATGGTAGTTTGCCCGCTTGGCGCTATTATTTGTTTATGTATGATAGCCAGCGAGGGCTGGGAAAACTGGGCACGTTTAATTGGCTGGTTACTGATAGGTTTTGTTATCTATTTTGGTTACAGCATCAAACGCTCGCATGTGCGCCGTGGCGTTGTTGAACCGGCTACCGACCCGATTAATCCTAAATATGTTGAATAA
- a CDS encoding MFS transporter gives MNTKRILWVLVFIAVINSMGFGIIIPLLYPYGKKFGVTQHTIGLLTAAYSIAQFFATPVLGALSDKYGRKPLLVISLAGTCLSFIVFGLANSIIVLFAARILDGLTGGNISVAQAMVSDISSPQDRAKNFGILGSAFGFGFVIGPAIGGLLSKFGMQVPFFFAAGIAILGVLLTLFFLKETNRNKDAKANEQHKFSFKSLITVLQRPVIGTAIFTGFLLTTAQFTMLIGFQTFSVDVLKLNPTQIGIFYGGFGISGILMQMLVPAIKKLIPSQALVLLISTLCCLGMMIVAGLATGFILFAIGIGIYGLFNGLRNPMLNAIIADHNQEAEHGEVMGINQSYASIGQTIGPVTAGLITAVSVHSVFFLSSLYILIALLFSIRLKSKENT, from the coding sequence ATGAATACCAAGCGTATACTGTGGGTACTTGTATTTATAGCGGTTATCAATTCTATGGGGTTTGGAATTATAATACCGCTGCTGTACCCTTATGGCAAAAAATTTGGCGTAACCCAGCATACTATTGGTTTGCTTACCGCAGCCTATTCCATTGCCCAGTTTTTTGCAACCCCGGTATTAGGCGCGTTATCTGATAAGTATGGCCGCAAGCCATTATTGGTTATCAGCCTGGCAGGCACCTGCCTGTCGTTTATAGTGTTTGGTCTGGCCAATAGTATTATTGTACTGTTTGCCGCGCGTATTTTGGATGGGCTAACCGGTGGCAATATATCGGTAGCGCAGGCCATGGTATCAGATATTTCATCGCCCCAGGATAGGGCGAAGAATTTTGGCATACTGGGTTCGGCATTTGGCTTTGGTTTTGTAATAGGCCCGGCAATAGGGGGGCTGCTTAGCAAATTCGGGATGCAGGTGCCTTTCTTTTTTGCGGCAGGCATAGCCATATTGGGGGTATTGCTCACCTTGTTTTTTCTTAAAGAAACCAATCGCAATAAAGACGCCAAGGCAAATGAACAGCATAAATTCAGTTTTAAATCGCTTATTACCGTATTGCAAAGGCCGGTAATTGGCACGGCTATATTTACAGGGTTTTTGTTAACTACTGCGCAGTTTACCATGCTTATAGGTTTTCAAACCTTTAGCGTTGATGTACTAAAGCTTAACCCAACGCAAATAGGTATATTTTATGGTGGCTTTGGTATTAGCGGTATATTAATGCAAATGCTGGTGCCGGCAATAAAAAAGCTTATCCCATCGCAGGCGCTTGTTTTGCTGATATCAACTCTTTGTTGTTTAGGTATGATGATAGTGGCCGGGCTGGCTACCGGCTTTATACTATTTGCTATTGGTATAGGCATATACGGCTTGTTTAACGGCCTGCGTAACCCTATGCTTAATGCCATCATAGCCGACCATAACCAAGAGGCGGAACATGGCGAAGTAATGGGTATCAACCAGTCGTACGCATCTATTGGCCAAACAATTGGGCCCGTTACCGCGGGGCTAATTACTGCTGTATCAGTACATAGTGTTTTCTTTTTATCATCTTTATATATTTTAATTGCACTTTTGTTTAGTATTCGTTTAAAGTCGAAAGAAAATACCTAA
- a CDS encoding MarC family protein — MHPLIFKEVLSVTMILFAIIDILGAIPVIIQLRQKAGHIESEKASIAVLVLMVAFLFVGDELLAIIGLDISSFAIAGSIVIFIIALEMVLGVEFFKEEMPESVSIVPLAFPLIAGAGTMTTLLSLKSQYQTQNIIVGIVLNTFFVYLVLKNVKWLERLFGKTGLQILRKAFGIILLAIAIKLFRSNSGL; from the coding sequence ATGCATCCACTTATATTTAAAGAAGTGCTGTCCGTTACCATGATCCTCTTCGCGATCATCGACATATTGGGCGCCATACCGGTAATTATTCAATTGCGCCAAAAGGCAGGGCACATCGAGTCGGAAAAGGCCAGTATAGCCGTTTTAGTGCTGATGGTGGCCTTTTTATTTGTGGGGGATGAGTTGCTGGCAATTATAGGTTTAGATATCTCCTCGTTCGCTATAGCTGGCTCTATCGTTATCTTTATTATCGCGCTGGAGATGGTGCTGGGTGTGGAATTTTTTAAAGAAGAAATGCCCGAATCGGTATCGATAGTGCCCCTTGCATTCCCGCTGATAGCCGGCGCCGGTACCATGACTACCCTTTTATCCCTAAAATCGCAATATCAAACGCAAAACATCATAGTAGGTATCGTCCTTAATACCTTTTTTGTATACCTGGTATTGAAGAATGTAAAATGGCTTGAAAGGCTTTTTGGCAAAACAGGCCTGCAAATACTGCGCAAGGCATTTGGTATTATTTTGTTAGCCATCGCGATAAAACTGTTTAGGAGTAACTCGGGATTGTAG